The DNA sequence TCATCTACCTGCTGTTCGTCCTCGGCGGACAGAACCAGTGACGCTTCGCTGGAACTGCCGTCGATCGCCTGCGGGTCGTCCGTGGCTGGTCGCGCAGTTCCCCGCGCCCCTTCGGGGTGCTACCGCACCGCTCAGTCGAGCAGTCGCTCGCGCAGCCGCTCGCGCGTCGCAGGCGCGAGGCCGAGCCCCCGGGTGAGGTAGGTCTCGGTGTCGCCCCACGTCTGCTCGATGGTGGCGAAGGCCGCCGCCAGATACTCGGCGCGGGCGTCGAACAGCGGGCTCAGGAGCTCCATGACCTCGGCCGACATGGCGTCCGGCGAGGTGCTGCTGCGGTGCACCTTGTAGCGGCGGTGCGCCGCGTTCGACTCCAGGTAGTCCGCCTCGATCGCCTCGCGCTCCACGCCGACGGCGAGCAGCGCGACGGCGATCGACAGGCCCGCGCGGTCCTTGCCCGCCGCACAGTGCATCAGCGCGGGCACGCTGTCCTCGGCGAGCGCGTGCAGCACCCGGCCGTGCTCGGCCGTGCGCTCCCGGATGATCGTGCGGTACGAGGACGCCATGCGCTCGGCGGCCTTGCCGTCGGACAGGATCGAGCGCAGCTGGTCCAGGTCGCCGTCGCGCACCATCTTCCAGAACTCGGCGCCGTCGGCGGGGTCGGTCAGCGGTAGATTCACGTTGCGCACGCCCGGCAGCTCCACGTCCGGGCCCTCGAGGCGCTGGTCCGCGGCGTTGCGGAAGTCGAAGACCGTGTGCAGGCCGAGCGACGCGAGGAACACGGCGTCGGCGGCGGTGGCGTGTGCGAGGTGCCCACTGCGGAAGAGCACGCCGTGCCGGACCCGGCGGCCGTCGACGGTCGGAAGCCCGCCCACGTCACGGAAGTTGCGCACACCGGCAAGCTCGGGTTCGGTCGACGGAACCTGCTGCGTCACGGGCTCTCCTCTGGGTCGGGGCTGGTCGCCGCTCGTCGGACCGGCCGGGATCGGGGCACCGCGCGGCTCGCCGCGGCGTCCGTCGGCGGCCGGTGGTTGCGCCTTCGACGATACGACACGGGTTCCTGAGGCAATCAGTCGTGGCGGAGCGCGCACGGGCGTTGCCCCGGTGGTCGCACGGGCTCGAAGATGTGCGTACGCCCGCGCGGCTGTTGAGATCTGTCAGAGGACCTGTGGGGGTTTGATGATCGAGGTCGGCGAGGACGGTCGTATGTGGCTCCTCTCGGGGCCCACCAGCAGCTACGCGCTCCGCCTCACCGGCAGTGACGAACTGCTGCACCTGCACTGGGGCCCGCGGATCGCCCTGGCCGACGCCGAGGCCCTGGCCGCCGCGCCGCTGCCGCCCGAGCGGCCCTTCGAGTCCCGCCTCGACGGGCACGAGGAGTACCCCGTGGAGGGCGGCCCGCGCTTCGTGCGGCCCGCGCTCTCGGTGCGCGGCGGCGGGGTGCGGGGCACGGAGTGGCGGTTCGCGAGCGCCTGGCACGACGCGGACGAGCTCCAGCTGAACTTCACCGACCCCGTGCACCACCTGGCGGTGCTGCTCGACTACCGCCTGCGCGCCGACGTGGTCGAGCGGTACGCGGTCGTCATGCACCAGGGGCCCGCCGGGTCGCCCGACGTGGAGCTGCTGCGCGCCGACTCGGCCACCTGGACCCTGCCGCGCCGCGAGCGCTGGCGCCTGTCCCAGCTGCACGGGCGCTGGGCCGCGGAGTCGCGCCTCGTGCGCTCCGGGCTCACGTACGGGGAGCGGGTCATCGGCAGCCGCCGGGGGCACACCGGGCACCAGCACCTGCCCTGGGTGGCGCTCGACGCCGACGGCGCCACCGAGGAGCACGGTGAGGTCTACGGCTGCGCGCTCGGCTGGTCCGGGTCGTGGCGCGTCGCGGTGCACCAACTCCCGGACGGCGCCGTGCAGATCACCGGCGGCTCGGGGCACGACGACTCGGGACAGCAGGTGCTCGCGCCCGGCACGGCGGTCGTCACGCCGGTGTTCGCCGGCCTGTGGAGCGACGGCGGCTTCGGCGGGGCGAGCCGGGCCTGGCACGCCTACCAGCGCGCGCACGTCATCCCGGACGCCGACGAGGTGCGGCCGGTGCTCTACAACTCCTGGGAGGCCACCGGCTTCGACATCTCCGACGAGCAGCAGCGGGACCTCGCGGAGCGGGCCGCCGAGATGGGCGTCGAGCTGTTCGTCGTCGACGACGCGTGGTTCGGCCGGCGCGTCAGCGACCGGGCCGGGCTCGGCGACTGGACGCCGAACCCGCAGCGGTTCCCGGGCGGCCTGAAGCCGCTCGCGGACCACGTCCGCGGCCTGGGCATGCGGTTCGGGATCTGGGTGGAGCCGGAGATGGTGAACGCGGACAGCGACCTGTACCGCGCGCACCCCGACTGGGTGCAGCACCACCCGGGCCGCACCCGTACGGAGTTCCGCAACCAGCTCGTCCTCAACGTCGCGCGGAAGGACGTGCGGGAGCATCTGTGGGAGCGGCTGGACGCGCTGCTCTCCGGCGCCCCGATCGACTATGTGAAGTGGGACTTCAACCGCTGCTTCACGGACCCCGGCTGGCCCGGGGAAGCCGACCCGCAGCGGCTGTGGTCCGCGCACGTGCACGCCGTCTACGACCTCATCGACCGGCTGCGGGCCGCGCACCCCTCCGTCGCCTTCGAGTCCTGCTCTGGCGGCGGCGGCCGGGTCGACCTCGGCATCATCGCCCGTACCGACCAGGTGTGGACCTCGGACAACACCGACCCGGCGGACCGCCTCGCCATCCAGCACGGGTTCAGTCAGGTGCACCCCGCGCGCGTGATGGCCGCCTGGGTCACCGACAGCCCCAACACCCAGCTCAACGGGCGGGTCAGTTCGCTGCGGTTCCGGTTCGTCAGCGCCATGGCCGGGGTGCTCGGCGTCGGCGGCGACCTCACCCGGTGGAGCCAGGCGGAGCTGGCCGAGGCGCGCGGCTGGGTGGAGCTGTACAAGGAGATCAGGCCCGTCGTGCAGCTCGGCGACCTCTACCGGCTCCGGGCGCCCGACGAGGGGCTCGGCGCGGTGCAGTACGTGCGGGGCGACGAGGCCGTCGTGCTCGCCTGGCTGCGGGCGCAGGCGTACGGCGAACGACCGCCGCCGGTGCGGCTGCGCGGGCTCGACCCCGCGGCGGC is a window from the Streptomyces spectabilis genome containing:
- a CDS encoding tyrosine-protein phosphatase, giving the protein MTQQVPSTEPELAGVRNFRDVGGLPTVDGRRVRHGVLFRSGHLAHATAADAVFLASLGLHTVFDFRNAADQRLEGPDVELPGVRNVNLPLTDPADGAEFWKMVRDGDLDQLRSILSDGKAAERMASSYRTIIRERTAEHGRVLHALAEDSVPALMHCAAGKDRAGLSIAVALLAVGVEREAIEADYLESNAAHRRYKVHRSSTSPDAMSAEVMELLSPLFDARAEYLAAAFATIEQTWGDTETYLTRGLGLAPATRERLRERLLD
- a CDS encoding alpha-galactosidase encodes the protein MIEVGEDGRMWLLSGPTSSYALRLTGSDELLHLHWGPRIALADAEALAAAPLPPERPFESRLDGHEEYPVEGGPRFVRPALSVRGGGVRGTEWRFASAWHDADELQLNFTDPVHHLAVLLDYRLRADVVERYAVVMHQGPAGSPDVELLRADSATWTLPRRERWRLSQLHGRWAAESRLVRSGLTYGERVIGSRRGHTGHQHLPWVALDADGATEEHGEVYGCALGWSGSWRVAVHQLPDGAVQITGGSGHDDSGQQVLAPGTAVVTPVFAGLWSDGGFGGASRAWHAYQRAHVIPDADEVRPVLYNSWEATGFDISDEQQRDLAERAAEMGVELFVVDDAWFGRRVSDRAGLGDWTPNPQRFPGGLKPLADHVRGLGMRFGIWVEPEMVNADSDLYRAHPDWVQHHPGRTRTEFRNQLVLNVARKDVREHLWERLDALLSGAPIDYVKWDFNRCFTDPGWPGEADPQRLWSAHVHAVYDLIDRLRAAHPSVAFESCSGGGGRVDLGIIARTDQVWTSDNTDPADRLAIQHGFSQVHPARVMAAWVTDSPNTQLNGRVSSLRFRFVSAMAGVLGVGGDLTRWSQAELAEARGWVELYKEIRPVVQLGDLYRLRAPDEGLGAVQYVRGDEAVVLAWLRAQAYGERPPPVRLRGLDPAAAYACRDTGAVHRGAVLLHHGLHTGLSGDLDAAVFRLRRVAAASSAP